TATTGAAGATAAAGTACGAAGGCGCTTTAATGAACAAATGGCTCAGAATAAAGCCgaattagatatattacaaCATTCTCAACGAGAATTATCacttggaaaaaataaattagactgTATTTTGACAAGTCTCAACAAAGAAAAGGTAGGAGAAATTCATCTTATCAAAATTCTctagttttgtttatattttgatttactaatatattaaaatgtattattttagtctgaattagaacaaaatattcaagtattgCGTGATAAAGAATTAGAACTTGAAATGGCTATTTCTAAGTTATCTAAAGaagataatattgatattgacGATGCTGTAACTACAACTGCACCTCTTTATAAAcagtaagtaattatatatttttattatgtaagttacttattatttttataattattagaatattgaaTGCATTTGCTGAAGAAGCTGCAACTGAAgatgcaatttattatatgggaGAAGCATTAAGAAGAGGTGTGATTGATCTTGACGTATTTTTGAAGCAAGTACGTTCCCTTTCTCGTAAACAATTTATGTTGCGGGCTTTGATGCAACGATGTAGGCATAAGGCTGGCTTAGTTGCTTAATTTAAAGACGATTAACTAACAAGATTgagataaaattaacaaaataaaatgtttaatttttatggataAACAAAATGaggtaaaacaatatttgcagtatatataatattactataacacATGTttcttatgttatttatattgtaagtgTATATTTACGTCAGTTAACTATTGCAATAGAGATCAATAATATGCTTAATTTTGTTagtcttattaaaaattttatcaaccaaatcattttaattttaataataaattcttaatattttattactataaattactgTGCACTAAGTTGATATATCAATCATTATatctctaaaataaatattatttcattttaaattctattttactttatttttaaatttttatatattattatgatattttgttataagaaaaaaaaagcactttatatataaaacaaaattaaaactacaattgtaattttattgaagttaaaatttaaatctatattaagtaattaattattattattaattgtatataggtCAAatccacaaaatatatttaattttaaaatttatttaagcgtattctattattatgcccatgttttaatacaatagttctttttataaacaattttttaacatattgatgtcttaactaaaaaatagttatattataattattataatataactattacagaaaaaaaaatataatataattataataccttttattttattaaaaaatagaaaaatggaCTTATGCATTTGTGAATATGACCAAAGaaattataagttgtattaaatgtttaaaatttattttagagatATTTtagctaaattattttattaactattacatattatttaagcatCTAAGGAATGATACtactttactaataattaatctgttatttttagttcagttaattaaattaaattggccatttataaattattattaaagcatctttattgttttagattattatgCTTTAATGTAACTTAATTATGTGTAATGTATAGaagttaaataaacatacatatatatattttgttttattatattgaaaattctaattcttaattttaaacactacTACTTGTCatcagttttatataaataaaaaatgaaataaattataccagTAAATAGAGAATTTGTagctctaaaatataatacatactatgTAGTATGTAACAACTATTGTTGGTATTGACACCgactaatttaatactttaaattggtatttaaatatatttaacattttaattatttaccaaatgttattaaaatttcccATATAAACTCTTAGATAGTGGGTGCATGGAGTCTATTGTGATTTCAAACTATTGGAACTAGAGTCAGTTGAGATTCTTGTATATACACTCATGTATTACCTAGTATGTAGAAATTAGAAAcccaaaatgtattgttattcattgatttttttttttttttgcttaaataattttattaattactgaaattataatatatgatttaaaaatcaatattatatttttatttgaaacaaatttttattctgaCATGGTCATCTCATTGCCAGCCATAGCCGTGACaatagatatacatattatcaattatttctttaaagaaataactgtataattaattaaaacttacaaatttacaattaaacaaaaatagtaggtaaatataacgttatgaacacatttattatatttttaaaaatgaaaacaaaaataatttataatgaaagtaGTTTCAATTGATGACAGATATAAATagagattttaattatattatacaatatttacatataaatgttaaataacaaGATACATTTAtccatattttacatactcaacagtatatattttatgtataaatattgttttattgcatataataactcaaaatagTGTCTTTAAATGATGTgttgcaaaaataataataataataataataataataataattcattatacatatattccaACCCAAAGTAATAAGAACAGAAGGCCAAAGCCAGTAAATAAGGCAGCTACAAAAGATATGGTCAGttcttttttcaaatttctagTATACTTTGTACCAGTTACTTCATAGACAAAAAACCATGCTGTGAAAAACACCCCAATGCTGAGCAATAACAAGGTGAGATGTGGATAAACTGCTGGGCTAACTGGAGACACATACCGCTTGTACAGTGTCATTGtgctaaacaaaaataataaaagtcaatataatttcagttttatataaaactaatactaataaaatactaataataattaacagtaaCATATTCTgagatatagtattattattaaaagtttttatagatttagttgctgaagtatatattttaggttCAGATCTAGGGTATATAACAGACAGCAAGTTAAACTaaatcattcatttttttcaaaatataaacatcaatTTAGGAGGCCTATTGAAATATTACTGAGCCAGGccaaatttatttagattatttcaTGATCACACTTGTGATATGTTGTTAAATAGGTTCtgatacacatatttattttacttatgtatttatatttgaaaaaatgtagctatttttttttattaccataaACAAAggtaagaaaacaaaataaaagtaaataaaaaataaacaagattttattttaaaaatatagttacaattattctaagatatttaagtaaacaatcatagtacaaaataaaatttcctaaacacattaattaaaattaaataaaaataatgcattttctaTAGGTAATGCTTCATTATAAACgtaaaaacagtttaaataGTTGCTACAAATGTTTAAAGGTAGTAAAAAGGAAATAAATCATACACTTTGATttagatagaatattattgtattaatagtgatttatcatttaagaCGTCGACCAAAAGCTGTTTGTCATGTAGTACATcatcaatttcatttttatcccAAAGTAACAATACTTTagataatctatttatattttgtccaAAGATCTTGATTACACCTCTTGTTTCTAATAATGAACACATAGTTATGAATTCGCTCAAATCCCTTACTTGAATGTTGCGTTTTTTACAAATAGTtgtaaaaacattgaatactCTTCCTATAGTAattacttgattttttttagtagaagacaataataataataatgcgcaTACCACTAATTCTTGCTGTAACGGTAATTTTTCAGAgttttcatcattattatcaagCGCACCAGAAGTggaataaacattattcaataCAGCTATCACatcatttaattcaatttttttgtcaattttatCATCTGCTAACTCGATAACTCTTCTTGTAACATCCAATGCATAACGTATATCACCTCGAAAAGAAGCAATTTTTGCAGATAAAAGCTGAATTGCATTGACAGGAAATAATTCTGCAACTCCTGCACTTTCTAATCTATGAGATATGATATTAGCTAACTCTATTTTTGTATATGGtggaaaattcaataattctgGTTGTAAAGAAACTTTAGTTTTTAACATAGGCAATAATCGATCAGTAAGATCTAAAGAGTTTGCAATACCTATAACAACCATATTTGAGTGTGGAATGCTTGGCCACtcaaatatttgatacaatattgattgatttttagATGATAGTTGATCAATTTCATCAAGTACCATGAGAATAGATTTGTGTTTAGCTTTCAAGTACTGTTCAATGGTCGATATGCATTCTCTTTGTGTACCTGATCcgatttttaacatttcagcAATTTTAGCATATACACGATTGGCAGATTTTATCATACTACAGTTCACATACACTATGGTGAAGTTGTCAGTAACCAAATCACTGTTAAACAATGAATGAAGAGACACGGTTTTACCGGTACCTGGCGGTCCAGATATGTACATAGAAACCGACCGGTTATCTTCAAGATGTTTTTTCAGGAATGATTTTAAACATTCTATGTGTTTTTCTCTCCCGGGCAGCGAATCCGTGAAACCGCTGTGCAAATTCAACAGTGCTGTGCCAAAAGTTGATTTCTTCTGATCGCCATTCATTTCACGGAATAGATAGTACCGCGGTCAGATGATTAAAAATGACACAATATAATCCGCCAAACTGGGTGTACTAAAAACGAACTGTAATCCAATGTCGGAGGCAAGTAGGTATTAAAGCGTGGAAAAGCTGaggccaaaaaaaaaaaaaaaacgccggTCACGAgaacaaaatgaaaaactttaaataatttatgatttaagtagtatatatataaagaaaaaaaaaaaaacaaccaatTTACCTCGTCGAGTCCGGCACAGTTGTCGATCGTCGAATTGTATTACGTATTCTTCAAAAGGGTGAACGGTTATTGCCGTTTGTCGGTTTTTCACAGTGGTAATCCCCCAGCtatgatgaatataaaaaataaataataatttattgcgcGTGTACGACCACTGTGTATACGTATCAACATATAAAAGTTGGAAACGATATCTATCGCCGTCCGTGCGTCGTTGTACATATATGAACTTAGCATcgggttttcattttttttttttttcgtaaataaacaaattaaattgattgaaCACGAGTCGTTGTCGAtctaatatctta
This sequence is a window from Rhopalosiphum maidis isolate BTI-1 chromosome 1, ASM367621v3, whole genome shotgun sequence. Protein-coding genes within it:
- the LOC113555892 gene encoding cell division control protein 6 homolog isoform X1, translating into MNGDQKKSTFGTALLNLHSGFTDSLPGREKHIECLKSFLKKHLEDNRSVSMYISGPPGTGKTVSLHSLFNSDLVTDNFTIVYVNCSMIKSANRVYAKIAEMLKIGSGTQRECISTIEQYLKAKHKSILMVLDEIDQLSSKNQSILYQIFEWPSIPHSNMVVIGIANSLDLTDRLLPMLKTKVSLQPELLNFPPYTKIELANIISHRLESAGVAELFPVNAIQLLSAKIASFRGDIRYALDVTRRVIELADDKIDKKIELNDVIAVLNNVYSTSGALDNNDENSEKLPLQQELVVCALLLLLSSTKKNQVITIGRVFNVFTTICKKRNIQVRDLSEFITMCSLLETRGVIKIFGQNINRLSKVLLLWDKNEIDDVLHDKQLLVDVLNDKSLLIQ
- the LOC113555892 gene encoding transmembrane protein 258 isoform X2 translates to MTLYKRYVSPVSPAVYPHLTLLLLSIGVFFTAWFFVYEVTGTKYTRNLKKELTISFVAALFTGFGLLFLLLWVGIYV